DNA from Ananas comosus cultivar F153 linkage group 12, ASM154086v1, whole genome shotgun sequence:
TCAGGAATTGATGTCATTGAACTGCAATAGTTAACGACAAAGTTTTATTTCATTCGATGTTAATTTGCGGCCTTTTACACAGGCCCACAGAAGTGGATGCTCTTTTCCTTGGACATGCGCTTTTTGTCCTCCACGTTTTGCCGGTAAATTCCTGGTTTCTATTTACAGATATCATCTTATCTCATAAGCtgctacttttattttttggggttgTCAGTTACATACTAAGTTTTAAGTATTTTTGAAAAGCTTTAACAGTCCATCATTATTGTTGGACCCCTGGACCCCCTGGACCCCAATTGATAATCCACTTATTTCTTCTTGATTTAGATAactaaaactatttagaaatgaaaattaattatgttgAGACATGGAGAGTCCTCTTACCTATTCATTAAGACATTGCAAAGCAAACATCACATAAAGTACTACTAGTCTGCTATTGATTGCAAAATGTATGGTTGGGGCTTCGACCTATTCTAGTCAAAACCTGTACAGACCAAACTTCATAAATTCCAATACTCCTAAAGCATAAAACTGGGTAAAATTGTATTTGGCCGTCATATTCAATTTTCGATTTTAGCCTCCATTTTCGGTTatctgatttcttttttttattctgaaaaTAACCTTCTCGTTTAGGATACCTCTGTGCTTAGGAGCAATCTTTTGAAGCACGAGAATCTAGTAAAATACGCTGAGCATCTTAAGGTTGATTTGTTGGAGAACggctcgtcgtcgtcgtcgtcatcactACCAATACCCCCATTCGAAACATCAACATCATCGACGCCCAGAAGAAGGGCCTCCCCTGGATGGAGTAAGTAAAAAAGCATTATCTGTTTAAGAATTTTCCTATATTTATACACCCTAGAAATATGTAAGATTGCGCAAATACCCTTGAATACTTTGTCATGCCTGGGGTATCTATACCAAAATGATTTTGCGTAGATACCCTTGGCAGGACATGTCCGCTATTAAACAAGGCCAACAAATGGCGAACTTTGCAGCAGTACTTGCATAATATTTTGGCATATTTGCTAGGTATGCGTGAAATGAAAAACCCTTTCATAATTGCTAATTTTATGGCAAAGCACTTGCTTATGTTTTAATTTAATGCATGCCACCCGAACCATTAAAGAAATCAATTTCACATCTGCAACTGAACATGTCTACAATTACAATTCAGATCTCCAGATTCTTTCAGCCTAACGTAACCTATTTATCTGCAAAAATACTTTGCACGAAATTACTTTCTTTTTTGGAGTTACTTTATTGCATATCTCGATGTTTCCGTCAGATATTTTAGGTTCATTAAGTGTTAGACCAATCGACTTTTCATCCAATACATTTCTCTACTTCCTCCATTCTATAATGGCCTCACTAAACTGCTTCTCCAGGCTCTAAGCCAAAACCGAAAACCAAAAGAGAGCGAACAGAGGAAGAGAAAACGTTCCGAAGAAGAGCAAAGTATTTCCTCGCAGCACAGTTAGCCGCGGTTCTTGTATTCCTATCCCTCATGGGAGGGGCTGACAGCTCCGAGCTCGACAACGGCGATGATGAGATGGCCTACGAAGAAGAATAGAATCTTCCCTCTGTTGTAGTACAATTTTATTCGTTCTTGTCAATTCCTCTGACAAGCAATAACTTTTCCTTGTAGTGAGGATTCACTGCcccccaccaccgccgccgcttaAACATTTCCATAGATTTTGCGATTTTAACCAACTCTTTACATCTGGATGTTGCTCCGTTGCGACATATATCATCATGGGTTTGAGTTACAGAAGCGGTGGCCTCTCGTGGTGAATCGGAGTAATGCCGCGTACGATTCGCCCTTCGGATAGTGAGTTTTGTGCATTGGGTCAAGGTCACCCCTTTCTATTTCTCATGCTTTTTAGTAGggttttttaaatgaaattgaTCTTTTGATGAGCTTTTCTTCAACTTAATGGGAAGGTCCATGACTTCATGTATCATGCTACATGCATTGAATCTTCTTTTTATACATGGATAGCAAAATGCTCCCTACTTTGTTAGCTCTATAAATATTCATGCTTTACTTTGCAGAAAACAGaatttgcttcttctttgaaCTTCTTTGAACAAATATAAATTCTCAATATGCACATAACAAAGGCCAAATTACACTTTGGCTCCTATAATTATAAACGCATGCGGCACTatttctcaaactttaatttgttgtaatttccaGTTCGAATGttttaaattgttgcaatcaaatctCACAAGATAATTTAgctgactaaatattgatgcgTTGTTAATATAGAAGTAATATAACAATGTACACAACATTGATGATTTGATAATCAAATGTACAATATCTACTACATAGTACAACATTGGAATCATGCTAACATAGCACAAGAACACCACCACTGGCCCAAATATACCCACAATAAAATGTATTTTATCGCGACGACAAGTTCACGGCAAACACCATATACAGTGTTGCTGAGGGGCTTCTAGATGTAGTATGTATTGCTTATTAGGAGAAAGTCTACtgtatcacacttgcaccacataATCAGTAACAAGTCAACCATATCTCTCTATTTAAgagaaaagtacaataaaaatatgtttctaTTAATCATGATGGGATGTATCTCATTGGTTGAGGATACTACATCAGTAATATATTCGGTGCATTCTAAATTCTTTTGCTTATCAAGGCGGCAACGCCCGATAAGAGGAGGATGGATGTCGCGGCCATCATGGTTGAGCCCATAATCGCGTTTTGCGGGGCTTGCACGGCGAGCATgctcttcttctcattttccTTAAAAAGATGCAATGTTAGAGGTTAATAAGAAACTTAATGACCATATTAGTTATATTTCGTAAATAAAAGAGCAtaaatatggtaaaaaaaaGTTAGATTTCAATGTATCTCATAGTCTTCTAGTAAAGATTTGTCCATCTTTAATATCACTTTCTATTATGGAACTCTTTAAGTAACTGTACAAACGCAGGACTAGCAACTCTAGCATAGCTTGTCGCATTATTGTGGAAGTAAGATTCAACGTACTTTGACTAAATTCAATGCATCTTCTCTTTTTTACAGTAAAAGCATATAACATCACTTTCTATTGCCAAACTATGATAACTAAAAAAGTAGCAGCAAGTCTAACATGACTTGTCGCactgcttttttttattttatttttgttgaactcaaatttattgtatttgatcagattcaatatatctttttttcttaGTAAAGTGACTATTTTTAGTGATACTTTTCATTGTCGAACTCGAATGATGGGACGAGTGCGAGACTAGCATGACCTTTTCATGCTTTCTATTAACATGAACTGTTGCTCCAGTAGTATCCGACTTTTCATTTACATCgcactgcttttttttttttttttttttgttaaactcaaattcaatgtatttgatcagattcaatgtatcttttcttttaataaaatgactatttttaaTGGTACTTTTCATTATGGAACTCGAATGATGGGACGAGTGCGAGACTAGCATGACCTTTTCATGCTTCCTATTAACATGAACTGTCACTCCAGTAGTACCTGACTATTCATTTACAACAAGAAtgaaatctctttttttttgtggtctCTTATTTGGGCTTTACGTTAGTTTTGAATCTAATCATGCCATTGCCATTGGTTATTTTTGTTCTTGATAAGTTTGGCATAGCATACTTTTACcaaaaaggctaaaaaatcaCTTGTTAGGGGGTGATAATTATGgactagagcaagtggcaaagagcttggtggttggtacccgagacctaggttcgaatcctagttgattcacatttccagctaagtttatttctaaatgaaataaacgaagggggtagcgtactacctatctctcaaaaaagataATTATGGACTAGATTCCATAACACGACCTAAATACGATtgaatctattactatatactaaaatcCGTGGAGATATAGTATTATGCTATCACGTGTCTGTGAACTGTTTTTGGTGCACCATAGACCAAAGCCAGCGGAGTTATGTTATTGTGCTGCCACATATTCACAAGCTATATATCTTCGATGCACCTAGTGCACCATAGATCGTTGATTGTGGACATATGTATAGTCCATGGGGGGATCTTAGGcgtatctattatatatatatttttctatattaaagAAGTGCACCGTAAACcaccctcccctcctctctctctccctacctatatatatagggttttaaaattttatattataaaattttaaattttgggcatcgaaattttaaattttacaatttataatattaattaccaaattttcaacttcaaaaattaaaattttaaatccctattgtactttctctcttaatttttacttaattttaatgttcatatattttttttctctcaccgAGAAATGTGCATACtgcttttctctctcccttagtttaatttttaatttaatgctctcttttttctcttttcccaaacaaaaaatatgaatctttaaaacaattttaaacttgaatttaattatacatttttaaaaatctttaatttttattttttatattatgatTAAAATATGCTATATTTGTAAGTTTGAAAGTGCTCTTTCTctgactttaatttttatttaatgttcttttctctctatccaaataagagatatatataaaaattagcaGTTTTATTTGACTCTATTAATGACTTtacataacatataatataataattatgaacTTAAATATCGCACCTGCTGCAAAGTGCGGGTACATTGCTAGTACAACATGAAGTTATTGAGAAATATCTGAACTCAACAACACTAAACATTATGTATTGTTGACCCAAAAATTAGCACAACATGGGAATCATTTTTGGTATATATAACTTAGGTTGGATGAAAATGACCATTATTGAATGATCGAGCTATACATCACAATTAACAAATACATTCTCcctattataaaaaaaacaaaaaaattattaagggCCTCTTTGTCCCTGCTTCTACTCTGCAATGTAGTAATGTTTAAAGTATTGTTTGAATAATATTAAGGGCCGTCTGGTTATATGTAATTATAGATGCAATGTAATTGAAAATGTATGCAGTTGTAATTACATGCATTTTATTTAGTTGGATATAATAGAAAGCGCTACAACtacaaataatttattcggttgaatgtagttgagaaataatttttgaacttttatcgttttatatatatgatgatgagattaccttaaatataaaaaaaaaatttatttttagttaagaaataattaaagaagtaagcttattttttacttaaagttactctctccaactgctgcagttgaaacTGTGGCCGAGTTGAGTGTAGTTCCAACTGTGCTACAATTAGACCTCCTATAGTTCCTACTGCAGCAATTGaaattaaatacatcaaaccaaacaccaaaTTTATATCtgtatatagttataactgccGTGCATttacaactacatgcaaccaaacggccctTAATAAAAGGAGCACTTCATCAATGTAACAACTGGCCCTATAATAGAAGCCAAGGCTTTTCAAAATCAGACCTATATTTAGAGCTCGAAATCTCATTTCCTTTCCCATTTCTTTTTCCACTATAGTAGTATTTTTTAAGCTCTCTATTTGCCAAAGAGTCAGTGCCACTGAAAGCAAAAGCAGAAGTAAAAACAAGGCTACAACAAAAGTAGGACACACAGACACCAAGTACATACTGTGCTGTTTACCAAATACATATCTCTTCTGTTTGACCGCACTTTTACTTCTGCTCTTGGCGACAACCGCCTATAAACACATTTGCAAGTAGAAAAAGTTTGAAGCCTTTTGCGGCAAAAAACTATAATAACCAATAAGCTCTAGTAGTTTTAGTTCAATAATTCCAAACAAAATTAGTAATAAGCATAAATAAAAGTGTAACTTCACAAAAAGAATATGCCATTGCAATTGCAATATCACATGATTCCAGAGAAAATACcgcattaaatttcaaataaattcaaGAGTGAACAGACCTAAACTTAATTAACTCAGTCAAAATTGTCATTCAGCCCTTACTTTGAAACAGAATATATCGGCAAGCGCACAAATAGAAAGAGGTTGATAATCATTAACAATGGTTTATACAAGCCAAAATTGCTGTgaagtaaatttaaattattattagaaaCCTAACAAAACTCAAGAGGATGCTTAATTTTCCTCCCAAAAACCtgaatatatatcataatatacatGTCAATAACCTATATCTGTATAAGGAGGCAAAAAGGATGAGAACTTGAAGAACACATTGAGACATGGAGACAGTTCAAACCTATCGGAGTCTGAGGGGATGGTAATAGCAATTCTGCACTTCTCAGAGCCGAACCGCAAGAAAGTTAACAAATAGTGATATAACCAAGTAGAATTGGATGTCCGTTCCTAGAGGCTTAGTTTATATAGAGGCCTTTCGCATATATAAACCCTGCAAATATGAGAGATCGGCAAATACCCTAGCAAAGTGGGTATTTGCACGCGCGCCTCTAAAAACTGTCTTTATTTGGATTTGCTTCCATATGTGTGAAAATGATTGTTGCATGAATACCCATGGCGAATACCAATTTCGCAGAAGCGGTTGAGCACTTTTGCATAACTGCAGGGTGTGTATATGCAAGAGAATGGGAATCCTGCAGATACTCAGCATTCTATCCGCACTGCACCGCTCTCCGAAGTAATGAACTTAGGCTTTCTGACCACCCGTTCCAAGCACTGAATAATATCCCCAACACGAAAATCGTCGCAGTCCTGGATAACCAATCCACAGTCGCTACCCTTCCCGACAGCTTCGACATCCTGCTTCTCTCGCTTTAGAGACGCACACGAGCCCTCGAAAACCACTTCTCCGCTCCTCAATAGCCGCATCGTCGCGGATTTAGTGAAGCGGCCATCCGTTATCCGGCAACCCGCAATTTTGACATCCGGCCCTTTCGACTTGCTGCGGCCTTTGAGCTCAAAGATACTTAGAACCTCGGCCTCACCAGCTACTTGAGTCTCGGAAGTCCCCGGTGCCTTTTCAACAATCAGTTTGCCGATATCCTCCAAGAGATGGTAAATTACCCTATGCAGGCATATCTGgaacaaaaacaataaaaaaaaaatgacaataaGATTACTAgggataaaaaagaagaaagccTAATTCCAGCCACATCATGCGCTTCAAACTTCTTTAACTCTGCAGAAATGATAAGCAATCAATGCCAATCTTCCGAAGCAATTAATCTTCATTTGTATTGCAAAAATTACCAGTTTACATTAATACCTTCTCATCATAGTAGTTCCAGATTCCTAATACAACTATGAAAATCAACATGAGTAGCAAAAgcagctagaaatgtgaaaatTATACCCACAGAATCAAATGAGTACCTTAATTTTGGCCTGATTGCAAGCAAGACTGATGGCGCTTGGAGGATTGCGAATGTTAAAACCAACAATGCATGCGCCACAAGCTTGGGCCATATCAATATCAGATTGGCCTATAGGACCCACGCCAACATGAACAATATTCACAAAAACCTGGACacagaaaaaaatcaaacaggGAAAACAAATTTCCATACAAAATGCGTAAAAGCCGTTTACTTCTTAGCACGCTCAAACACAAAAGGATGCTTCTATGGCTCCATAAGgagcaaaaatataataaaacctagaataaattatataaacaatTATCCACAAAAGACTAATGAGATATGGATTAACAGTACTCGATCTTGATAATCAGTTAGAAAATGTGAACATGCAAAACCTTCACCATACATCCATTCAACTCAAAATAGTGTATCCATTATAAGATAACGGCAATATGACATGTTTGATATCTAAGACTATGAGACACTAACAAAGGAAACGAACCAAACCTCAGTGAACAGCCATGTACCAGAAAGGTTTAGACTGGGTGTCTGAACTTTAAACCTTTCGGTCTTCCTATATAATGGTACAGCATGTTTGCGTACCGTTTCCTCAGAACATAACAGTACTGGAAACTCTTTTGACAGAATATTCTGACTCCTAAACCAAATTCTGTTACTTACTGAAGTAATCTAAAACTTTTTAACAGAAACTCTTAGAATACTGAGAGAACTCGACAGATTTTCTGAAACTAAGAGTAACAAAAGGTTAGGTAATAAATAACATCTGTTAAAACTCCAGTATCACTCTTAAAATGACCAACAGGTTATAAAATTATTCATAGAATGTACTGATGATTAGTACCAGAAATATTAAATAAGATCAACATCTTTCACACAGAGTTTGGATAGTTTAGCACAATTAGCAAGTACCTGAGGGCTATTAAGACTTCTCAATGCATCCGTAACTGCTTGAACGGTACCTTGTACATCAGCTTTTACAATAATCGGCAACTCAACCCTTTTAACAGGCTCTTCTTCTGAATTTTCTGGCTcgtcctccatcttctcctcgTTAATCTTTTTTCTAACCTTATCtttctccaacttcttcttcctcccttgACTAAGAATTCTTGCCCTTTCTTCAGAATAGACAACAACAACATCGTCACCAGCCATCGGAAGACCTCTCAGCCCTTCGATCTCAACTGGTGTTGAGGGGCATGCAGAATCAGTTATAACTTCCCCCATCATATCCCTAATCGCTCTTATCTTCCCCCACTCCGCACCTACAACAACATACTGCCCACACAATAAAGTCCCCGACTTGACAATAGCAGTAGCCAACGGGCCTCTACCCCTATCGAGTCTCGCTTCCACCACATAGGCTTGTGCTGGCCCATCAATTCGGGCCTTAAGGTCCATCATCTCAGCCTGCAGAAGCAAAGCCTCttctaacttgtccaaaccaCTTCTTTTCACGGCAGAAACCTCAACAACCTGCACGTCACCGCCCAAATCCTCTAGCAAAACCCCTTCTGAACCAAGCTGAATCCTGACCCTTTCAGGATCGGCTGCTGGCTTATCGCACTTGTTTATTGCAACCACGATCGGAACATTAGCTGCTTTTGCATGGGAAATGGCTTCCAAGGTTTGAGGCATGACACCATCATCAGCTGCAACAACAAGCACTACTATATCGGTGATGGCAGCCCCTCTCGCCCGCATGGCACTGAAGGCGGCATGGCCTGGGGTGTCTAGGAATGTGATGGAGGAGCCAGATGGCATGCTGACAACAAAAGCACCCAAGTGTTGGGTAATCCCACCAGCTTCCTTGGCTGCAACGGATGTTTGGCGTAGGGAGTCAAGTAGTGAGGTTTTGCCGTGATCAACATGGCCCATAACTGTCACAACAGGTGGTCGCGGTTGGAGCACCGCGCCTTCGTCAGAATGTAACCTTCGAACATTGACCCCTACTTCCtatgaaagaaatgatgaatgCAATAATAAATATGATTCCAATATCCCATCATTTAAAAGGAAAAGCATGGCAGAGATTGATAAAAAGgccaagtttttatttttttaaactatatagagagagacctCCTTGACTACAGACCAATTTCAAATAGATCCCTCAAGTCTTCTCCACTTATGCTTATTTGAGTTGAGTGAAGTGAGGATCCCATTAATTTCACCCTGCGTGCCATTTTATCCGGCAAAACTGTAGATTTGGTTAACAAATATCAACCGTTAGCTAATAGAGACATTAATTTTACACGAAATCACTAATTCAACCTATAGAAGTCAGTAATCAAAACTAGCAAGGAATGtcaatcaaaagaaataaagttGGGAACTTGGGAGTCTTCTTCAAAATGGGCTATCGCTTAGGAGGTCTCTATACATTATATCTTTTCATTATAATCAATACTTGAACATTATATGTAGCATAAGAAATCGTGGCAAATTGATCCAGCTAGTAACAGTTTTCAGCGAATCAAGTAATGAAAAAAGGGGAAGTTGACTCATACCATCGCAACCAACTCAGCAACATCGATGCTGACGGCATCAAACTCCGAGTCAACTTTTTCACCAACATTTATGAGTATGTCTTGAATTGCGCTGATAGTTACACCAGTTCGCTTAGCGAGCTCAAGTATTGTCAttccttcaaaaatttcaatggTTTTATCTGGAGAGGATTTGGTAGGTAATTTTGGTTTTGGGGGAACATATGGTGCTTCAACAGGTGCTTGGGTCCTATTTTCTTTTCTGACTCGTTTCTCTTTTTTGGGCATTTTTAAGCCAGGAGCTTCTTCCGTTTGCCTTCTCCATGCTAACAGATCGAGACTTGCATGAAAGCTCCTATTTTAAGGAAACATTGTCACCATATGTCAGAACTATTTCAGTCCGAGAAAATGGTACAAAAATGGTCTTTGGCATATAAATACCCCCTGCAAATATGTGAAACTGCACTACCCTAGAAAAATTGGTATTTGCATATGAGACCTTGAGAATTGTAATTCATTGTATTCATGCCCATCCGTTGCAAATATGGAAAAACTCTTTTTGTACAGATTTTTCTAGATGAGGCATGCACTGAAATAAGTGAGGTTCTAAGTGGTATACTCGTATGTTTGCAAATACAAACTTTGAAGGGATATGCACAATTTCTGAAGTTTTGTGAAAAAGTAATCTTAGTAGTGTAACTGTAAAAAATGCCAGcagaaaactccaaatcggaaaTCTCAAATTATGCAAGGACTCTGACCAACTAAAATCACGCGACAATGTTTGCATCTCAAGCTCTCCATTAGctgtcaataataataattttaaaaaaaatcctgatGTCTATTATCCTGATTAGAGTTTAGTTATATTCCTAAATTAACTTGAGCAACAGTGGTAATACTCTCAAACATTATGATgttacatattaaaataaatattcctaTTTTCATGATTCTTCATTATGTTATAATTATGGCCTTATTGGCCCCGCTTTGAAACAACTAGTCCACTTGAGAAGCAAAAGCCAAGTgttcaataatttaaaatctagagTGTCTAGCAAGAGCAGGAAGCCACTATGGGTATGTAGACCCTAAAGCAGAGGTTCAAATCTGAAGTGTAAACTTCCAGCTTCGTTCTAAAAGTTATTAAAATGATCGTAATTAAATGTTGTTAAGAGCTTCTTTGGACAGCTCCACTGACTACTCAAACATCACTTTGCAACCAAATAATTTACAAAAGGAGAGGATGTAAAAACATTCCCATGTTTTGGCACTGAGCTGTATCCAATGCTCTTCTCTACTCTAATAATACAAAAGAGTAATAAAGGTGGCATACCAATGCAATTTCAGTAGCGGAGTTAGTTTTCAAAGTCAAAATGCGACACTTTGCAACCAAATAATTTACAAAAGGAGAGGATGTAAAAACATTCCCATGTTTTGGCACTGGCAGTTGTATCCAATGCTCTTCTCTACTCTAATAATACAAAAGAGTACTAAATGTGGCATACCAACGCAATTTCAGTAGCGGAGTTAGTTTTCCAAAGTCAAAATGCCATGATTACTTTgtgtaaaacaaaaaaagagtatatattttatttaaagcaAGAACGAATGTAATAAACATTTATATGAGCAACACACAGGTGAACACACCGGATAGTGGAATTGTTACTCAAAACCTTATAACCAGCAGCACCGCGATGTCTAAGTTGGATAAAAATATCTGCAACACAGTAAACAGTATAATATAGCAATTCAGACTATGTTCCTGTT
Protein-coding regions in this window:
- the LOC109718354 gene encoding uncharacterized protein LOC109718354, which gives rise to MAWRVLRKKGFHAYLMNVSPFTTQGFPSSSLRNLPDIFIQLRHRGAAGYKVLSNNSTIRSFHASLDLLAWRRQTEEAPGLKMPKKEKRVRKENRTQAPVEAPYVPPKPKLPTKSSPDKTIEIFEGMTILELAKRTGVTISAIQDILINVGEKVDSEFDAVSIDVAELVAMEVGVNVRRLHSDEGAVLQPRPPVVTVMGHVDHGKTSLLDSLRQTSVAAKEAGGITQHLGAFVVSMPSGSSITFLDTPGHAAFSAMRARGAAITDIVVLVVAADDGVMPQTLEAISHAKAANVPIVVAINKCDKPAADPERVRIQLGSEGVLLEDLGGDVQVVEVSAVKRSGLDKLEEALLLQAEMMDLKARIDGPAQAYVVEARLDRGRGPLATAIVKSGTLLCGQYVVVGAEWGKIRAIRDMMGEVITDSACPSTPVEIEGLRGLPMAGDDVVVVYSEERARILSQGRKKKLEKDKVRKKINEEKMEDEPENSEEEPVKRVELPIIVKADVQGTVQAVTDALRSLNSPQVFVNIVHVGVGPIGQSDIDMAQACGACIVGFNIRNPPSAISLACNQAKIKICLHRVIYHLLEDIGKLIVEKAPGTSETQVAGEAEVLSIFELKGRSKSKGPDVKIAGCRITDGRFTKSATMRLLRSGEVVFEGSCASLKREKQDVEAVGKGSDCGLVIQDCDDFRVGDIIQCLERVVRKPKFITSESGAVRIEC